AAAACAGGTTTCACCCCAACCACCATCAACATTTTGACAACTGCTTAACCAATTGGCTCCTTTTTGCAATTGCTGGCGATATTTATTCGGTTCCAGAAAAGCCAAAGCAGATAATGCCCCACTGGTTCCATAAATATAATTTACACCCCAACGACCAAACCAACTACCATCAGCCTCCTGTTCTTTTTCCAGATAATCCAACGCTTTTTTAACTCGATTTTCCTCCATTTTAACATCACAAGTACCTAACATTTCTAGAACTCTGGCAGTAACATCAGCCGTATTAGGATCGATCATTGCTTTTAGATCGGAATATGGCAAAGAATTAAGCCAGTTTTGATCGTTATCGATGTCAAAAGCTCCCCAACCACCAGCTTTACACTGCATAGTAGCCATCCAATTAACTGCCCGTTTCATCACACCTTTTTTAATATTTTCATCGGGCATTTTAATTAACTCTAAAGCCATCACCACCACTGCCGAATCGTCTAAATCGGGGTACCAGCGATTGTCAAATTCAAAAGCCCAACCGCCGGGGGTTCCGATTTTATTTTTAATCGCCCAATCGCCATAATCAAGAATTTGTTGATCGATTAACCATTGTCCCGCTTTAATTATAGCTGGATGAGCAGGATTTAGCCCGGATTCAATTAGCGATCGAATTACCCAAGCCGTATCCCAAACTGGCGACACACAGGGCTGTACACAATAGGTATTGTCTGTCTGAATGGCAAAATTATCCACGGCTTTTAAACCCCGGGCAACAATCGGATCGTAAACATCATAACCTAGGGCTTTTAAAGCTAACAGAGAATTTAACATCGCTGGGATAATTCCCCCCCAATCGCCCGTGTCTTCCTGTCGTTCAATTACCCATTTTTCCGCCGCTTTCAGACTTTCTTGACGGAAGGGAACTAAATTAGTTTTTTCTGCCCATTTAAACAGCCCATCTAACCAGAGGAAAACATCTGACCAATCGTTATTTTTTGGTAACTCATACTTGACATTATTCACCCCTTCTGTATAGAGTTCATCGAGATTAAAACCCATTTTATACACGGGTTTTTTGTCAAAAACAATTAATAAAGGAACCGTACTTCCCCGCGCCCAACTGGACATTTCATAGATAGTAAAAGGGAAATTTTCCGGCAGTAGCATGATCCAAGCGGGGATAGAGGGAACCCCCTGCCAATCGTAACAACCAATCAAAGCGAGGTGCATTTTGGTGAAAATGCGGGTTTTACTGATGCCACCTTTAGCTAAGATAAATTCTCTAGCTTTTTCTAAAGCAGGATCATTAAGGGGAATTCCCAATAGTCGCAGCCCCATGTAGGCTTCCACAGTGGTGCTAAGATCGCCACCATCCCCATAAAATAACTCCCAAGCGCCGTTAGGACACTGTTGCTGACGCAGATAGGTGGCTGCTTTGTCTAGGGGGCGATTTTTGTCAGTTTTCCAGATTTTGTGCAGTAAAATTGCTTCTGAGGTGATGGTGACATTAGATTCTAATTCTGCCCACCAGTAACCCTCAGAGTATTGGGTAGAAAGTAAATAATTTTGAGAAAGTTCGATCGCTTTCGCTGTTTTAGCGGCTATTTCGGTGATTTTTTCCTGAATCTGCATTTTTTCCGTTCGACAACCTCTAGGGACCACCAGTGCAAATAAGATAATCTTATTTACAAAGTTTTTAATAAGTAGGTAAAAGATAGGCTTTTGTTCCCAAAGAATCCAGTAAAGGAATCTGCTTTAGTTGCCACTTTCTTTTTTCTTTTGACTGATTACTGATAACTGATCAAGTACCCCCACTCCCCTGAAGACAAAAAGGGTACGAAACTCGCACCCCACCAGATTGATCTTCATTTAACTTACTTTTTCTTTTTGCCTTTAGCGGGCGGATTATCCTTCGCTGCCGGTTCCGGGGCTTTTTCCTCCACTTGCGGGGCTGCTGCTACCGGTTCCGGGGCTTTTTGTCCCATTTGGGCGGCTACTTCGGCGGCGAAATCCGTTTCTTCTTTTTCGATCCCTTCACCTAGTACAAAGCGTTGGAAACGACGCACCTGAATATTTTCTCCTAAAGCGGCGATCGCTTGTTTAATCAACTCCTCAATACTGATGTTCTGATCGCGGATAAAGGGTTGATCGAGCAGAGAAAGTTCTTTCAAACGTTTTTCAATGCGACCGGCGACGATTTTTTCTTTGATATTATCGGGTTTATTGGCTAAATCGTCCCGTCCCATCTCAATTTCTTTTTCTTTGGCGGAGATTTCGGCGGGAATATCGGCCACTTTTACATATTCGACGTTAGGACAAGCGGCAATCTGCATCGCCACGTCATTAACCAATTTTTTGAACTCCTCGCGACGGGCCACAAAATCGGTTTCACAGTTCACTTCCACTAACACACCGATGCGACTGCCGGTGTGGATGTAACTGCCGATTATCCCTTCTGCCGCTACCCGACTAGCTTTTTTCTCGGCGGAAGTAATCCCTTTTTGACGCAACCATTCGATCGCTTTAGTTATATCCCCCGCGTTTTCCGTCAGCGCCCTCTTACAATCCATCATGCCGGCGCCGGTCTTTTCCCTAAGTTCTTTAACCTGTTGTGCTGTAATTTCCGCCATAATATTCTTAACCTACTGCTTATAATTGATCATGCCACGAGAGGGGCAGGTTTTGCCGCTCGCTAGGTCCGGAAAGTTTCCCCCCGAACCTAGCGGCGATCAATAGCTAATTTTCCCTAGTTATCGTCATCTCCACTGGCAAATTCGGCGGCGTATTGGGAATAATCACTTTCTTGCTCGTACTCGGTTTCATCCTCGTAGTCTTCCTCGTATTCTTCCACCGCTGCCTGGCCACCGCGACGACCTTCGATGATCGCATCGCTAATTTTGCCTAAAATCAGTTTGACTGAGCGAATTGCGTCATCGTTGGCGGGAATCGGCACATCTACTAGGTCAGGATCGCAGTTAGTATCCAAGAGGGAGATGATGGGAATGCCCAATTTTTGACATTCTTGGATAGCGTTGTATTCCCGACGCTGATCGACTACGACGACTAAATCCGGCAGCCGGCGCATGGTTTTAATGCCACCGAGGTATTTTTCCAGTTTGCCCAATTCCCGACGCAGTACCGATGCTTCTTTTTTCGGTCGTTTATCGAGGGCGCCGCTATTTTCTAATTCTTCTAATTCTTTGAGTCTTTCTACCCGGCCGCGAATGGTTTCCCAGTTGGTTAACATTCCCCCTAACCAGCGTTGGTTAACGAAGTGGCTACCGCTGCGTAAAGCTTCCTGTTTAATGATTCCTGCCGCTTGCCGTTTCGTACCGATGAATAAAAAGCGTTTACCGCGATCGGCTTCTCCTCGGACAAATTCGTAAGCTTCTTCGATTAATTGGGCGGTTTGCACCAAATCAATGATATGAACCCCATTTCGGGCAGTGTAGATGTACTGAGACATTTTCGGGTTCCAACGGCGCGTTTGATGGCCGAAGTGAACCCCAGACTCTAGCAATTCTGCGAGAGAGACAACGGGCATATTTTTCTCCTTTTCGGGTTTATCCTCCATCTAGGGCTGGATTTCTAGATTCCTAGAAACACCCGATCGCCTAGATGTGCGATTTTTGACAACTTTTCTAGTCT
This portion of the Microcystis aeruginosa NIES-2549 genome encodes:
- the shc gene encoding squalene--hopene cyclase; translation: MQIQEKITEIAAKTAKAIELSQNYLLSTQYSEGYWWAELESNVTITSEAILLHKIWKTDKNRPLDKAATYLRQQQCPNGAWELFYGDGGDLSTTVEAYMGLRLLGIPLNDPALEKAREFILAKGGISKTRIFTKMHLALIGCYDWQGVPSIPAWIMLLPENFPFTIYEMSSWARGSTVPLLIVFDKKPVYKMGFNLDELYTEGVNNVKYELPKNNDWSDVFLWLDGLFKWAEKTNLVPFRQESLKAAEKWVIERQEDTGDWGGIIPAMLNSLLALKALGYDVYDPIVARGLKAVDNFAIQTDNTYCVQPCVSPVWDTAWVIRSLIESGLNPAHPAIIKAGQWLIDQQILDYGDWAIKNKIGTPGGWAFEFDNRWYPDLDDSAVVVMALELIKMPDENIKKGVMKRAVNWMATMQCKAGGWGAFDIDNDQNWLNSLPYSDLKAMIDPNTADVTARVLEMLGTCDVKMEENRVKKALDYLEKEQEADGSWFGRWGVNYIYGTSGALSALAFLEPNKYRQQLQKGANWLSSCQNVDGGWGETCFSYNNPKFKGQGNSTASQTAWALIGLLAVGKVTGNYQREVIEKGVNYLLVTQKENGTWDEDYFTGTGFPCHFYLKYHFYQQYFPLLALGRYRALI
- the tsf gene encoding translation elongation factor Ts yields the protein MAEITAQQVKELREKTGAGMMDCKRALTENAGDITKAIEWLRQKGITSAEKKASRVAAEGIIGSYIHTGSRIGVLVEVNCETDFVARREEFKKLVNDVAMQIAACPNVEYVKVADIPAEISAKEKEIEMGRDDLANKPDNIKEKIVAGRIEKRLKELSLLDQPFIRDQNISIEELIKQAIAALGENIQVRRFQRFVLGEGIEKEETDFAAEVAAQMGQKAPEPVAAAPQVEEKAPEPAAKDNPPAKGKKKK
- the rpsB gene encoding 30S ribosomal protein S2; translation: MPVVSLAELLESGVHFGHQTRRWNPKMSQYIYTARNGVHIIDLVQTAQLIEEAYEFVRGEADRGKRFLFIGTKRQAAGIIKQEALRSGSHFVNQRWLGGMLTNWETIRGRVERLKELEELENSGALDKRPKKEASVLRRELGKLEKYLGGIKTMRRLPDLVVVVDQRREYNAIQECQKLGIPIISLLDTNCDPDLVDVPIPANDDAIRSVKLILGKISDAIIEGRRGGQAAVEEYEEDYEDETEYEQESDYSQYAAEFASGDDDN